The proteins below are encoded in one region of Patescibacteria group bacterium:
- a CDS encoding glycosyltransferase family 39 protein, whose product MKKNTKIKIILFSIAVIANLLMFFYLYSSRGQDFFNPLTQGTDQAEYGRIAINLVERRSFSVAELDPYIPNPARTPIFPLFLSLSYLLTGGFILAILLNILISAITAIIVFDIAFLAAKRPNIAFLSGLIFALLPYKIYLSNLIMADIFFMFFFSLFALSFLKIIEDEEGFNFKNATLAGSLLGLSVLVRPITQFFIVIPVFITLLFFKKDFKKRIAVSVLLVVSFVLVLTPWLLRNEIHFGEPFLSSVGRYHMYVSYLAPWQAYKEKVSRDEKHREVLEYIEGQYGNDAMYNIEASTELSKIAKKEILRNPLSYLFFHLSSVPIYFLNNDFMLTAREAFNAKLPDVYIAQKIFSLDFKGLRQAIFSSGIFFTAFFLISYLVVAIKSGLGVLWVFYYLKRSLYINTFVILSILYFPLLIGFEGHARFRIPIEPFLIIFSVLAIFDIWKFMKEKFFKPQNENF is encoded by the coding sequence ATGAAGAAAAATACAAAGATAAAAATAATACTATTTTCTATCGCGGTTATTGCTAATTTATTGATGTTTTTTTATCTTTATTCTTCACGTGGTCAAGATTTCTTTAATCCGTTAACACAGGGAACCGACCAGGCTGAATACGGGCGGATTGCTATTAACTTAGTAGAGCGCCGTTCTTTTTCTGTAGCTGAATTAGATCCATATATTCCTAACCCGGCGCGGACGCCTATTTTTCCATTATTTTTAAGTCTTAGTTATCTTCTCACTGGCGGCTTTATATTGGCAATATTGCTTAACATTCTTATAAGCGCCATTACAGCTATTATCGTCTTTGATATAGCTTTCTTGGCAGCCAAACGTCCTAATATCGCTTTTTTGTCAGGACTCATTTTTGCCTTGCTTCCATATAAAATTTATCTTTCAAATTTGATAATGGCTGATATTTTCTTTATGTTTTTTTTCAGTCTTTTTGCATTATCCTTTCTTAAGATTATTGAAGATGAAGAGGGTTTTAATTTTAAAAATGCTACTTTGGCCGGTAGCTTACTTGGCCTTTCTGTACTCGTACGCCCGATAACTCAATTTTTTATAGTGATACCTGTCTTTATTACACTATTATTTTTTAAAAAAGATTTTAAGAAAAGAATCGCAGTTTCCGTTTTATTGGTTGTATCGTTTGTTCTTGTTTTAACCCCTTGGCTTTTAAGAAATGAAATTCATTTTGGAGAACCATTTTTATCATCAGTCGGCAGGTATCATATGTATGTGAGCTATCTGGCGCCTTGGCAAGCGTATAAAGAAAAGGTATCAAGAGACGAGAAGCATAGAGAGGTTTTAGAATATATTGAGGGTCAATATGGCAATGACGCGATGTATAATATAGAGGCCTCAACAGAGCTCTCAAAGATAGCCAAGAAAGAGATATTGAGAAATCCTTTGAGCTATCTTTTTTTTCACCTTTCATCAGTACCTATTTATTTTCTGAATAATGATTTTATGCTTACAGCCAGAGAAGCATTTAACGCAAAGCTCCCAGACGTATATATAGCACAAAAGATTTTCTCTCTTGATTTTAAGGGGTTACGGCAGGCTATCTTTAGTTCGGGGATATTTTTTACCGCATTTTTTCTTATCAGTTATCTTGTTGTCGCCATTAAGTCCGGGCTTGGAGTTCTTTGGGTATTTTATTATTTAAAACGCAGTCTTTATATAAACACTTTTGTTATATTATCCATCTTGTATTTCCCTTTGCTCATCGGCTTTGAGGGGCATGCTAGATTTAGGATACCTATTGAACCCTTCCTTATAATTTTTTCCGTACTGGCTATTTTTGACATATGGAAGTTTATGAAAGAAAAATTTTTTAAACCGCAAAATGAAAATTTCTAA
- a CDS encoding class I SAM-dependent methyltransferase yields MSYYKSNDSQKEFFNQIIDTYRIGNEANIDLLLNLRNAVSEFIEGDILDIGNGGLINFDIDKAKSVILADIVLDPIKNPKIIKGRSIVELDEDHKKLFNFVEADVLKMPFADKSFDRVLMFNVAHHLSVESSKDSVLNINYAIDGIKRILRDDGIFLIWETCPSFPIKLAQDAGYNLLFWILKKFNRPLPYFLARKNIKKLLEKKGFNLILVKEIEWGDKVYSPIFPKILAPRWLWNKILRTYLFVAKKN; encoded by the coding sequence ATGTCTTACTATAAAAGCAACGACAGCCAGAAGGAATTTTTTAATCAGATTATAGATACATACAGAATAGGAAATGAGGCAAACATAGACCTCTTGCTTAATTTAAGGAATGCAGTATCTGAGTTCATTGAGGGTGATATTTTGGATATTGGTAATGGAGGATTAATAAATTTTGATATTGATAAAGCTAAATCAGTGATTTTAGCTGATATTGTTTTGGACCCAATAAAGAATCCAAAAATAATTAAAGGTAGATCCATTGTAGAGCTGGACGAAGACCATAAGAAACTTTTTAATTTCGTAGAAGCGGATGTTTTAAAAATGCCTTTTGCCGATAAAAGTTTTGATAGAGTTCTGATGTTTAATGTAGCTCATCATCTTTCGGTGGAATCTTCTAAGGATTCTGTTTTAAATATTAACTATGCCATAGATGGCATTAAGAGGATTTTGCGCGATGATGGTATTTTTTTGATATGGGAGACTTGCCCATCTTTTCCGATTAAATTGGCTCAAGATGCGGGCTATAATTTATTATTTTGGATATTAAAAAAATTTAACAGGCCCTTGCCTTATTTTTTGGCCAGAAAAAATATAAAAAAATTACTGGAGAAAAAGGGATTTAATTTGATTTTAGTTAAAGAGATAGAATGGGGAGACAAAGTTTATTCACCTATATTTCCAAAGATCCTTGCTCCTAGATGGCTGTGGAATAAAATTTTGAGGACTTATTTATTTGTGGCTAAGAAAAATTAG
- a CDS encoding glycosyltransferase family 4 protein, translating into MKIGIILHPYGEGKPAGLGRYILELTKSLIENDKDNEYIVYLKEKPKIMPEFITSNWRVEVLGLGRFWREIGFFFAPKADIYIFNTPVMPIFFRSKKSIVIALDFAYLYFKPDGIKERINNFLLYKMNSFALKRADKIVSISEATKKDIIKLFNILDKKIEVIYPGFSKICAFPSEEIAVPLNFFLYVGVIKERKNLLNIIKGFYEFKKENKSDIKLVVAGKGSGAYYEEALSFVEEDDLKEEVVFLGFVNDNQLSFLYKNARAFIFPSLIEGFGMPVLEAMDCGLPVVTSRESSLSEVAGGAALLVDPKDPKEISRVMERVAFDDKLRDDLIEMGDRRVIDFSWKKCASQFIVLLNKI; encoded by the coding sequence ATGAAAATAGGGATAATTTTACATCCGTATGGAGAAGGGAAGCCGGCCGGCTTAGGTCGTTATATCTTAGAACTGACAAAATCTCTTATTGAAAATGATAAAGATAACGAGTATATAGTTTATCTTAAGGAGAAGCCTAAGATAATGCCGGAATTTATTACTTCAAATTGGAGGGTTGAAGTTTTAGGCTTGGGCAGATTTTGGAGAGAGATAGGGTTTTTCTTTGCGCCAAAGGCGGATATTTATATATTTAACACTCCGGTAATGCCGATCTTTTTTCGGTCTAAGAAATCTATTGTAATCGCTCTTGATTTTGCTTATCTTTATTTTAAGCCGGATGGAATCAAAGAAAGAATTAATAATTTCTTATTATATAAGATGAATAGTTTTGCTTTGAAGCGAGCGGATAAAATAGTTTCTATATCAGAAGCGACAAAAAAAGATATTATCAAATTGTTTAATATTCTTGATAAAAAAATAGAAGTGATATATCCCGGCTTTAGTAAAATATGCGCTTTTCCGTCAGAGGAGATTGCTGTTCCTTTAAATTTCTTTCTTTATGTTGGAGTGATCAAAGAAAGGAAAAATCTTCTAAATATCATAAAAGGTTTTTATGAATTTAAGAAAGAGAATAAGTCTGATATTAAGCTTGTTGTAGCCGGCAAAGGGAGTGGCGCTTATTATGAAGAAGCATTGTCTTTTGTTGAGGAGGATGATTTAAAAGAAGAAGTGGTCTTCTTGGGATTTGTTAATGACAATCAGTTGTCTTTCCTATACAAGAACGCCAGAGCCTTTATCTTTCCTAGTTTGATTGAAGGTTTCGGTATGCCCGTACTTGAGGCGATGGACTGTGGCCTGCCGGTTGTCACTTCAAGGGAGAGCTCTCTTTCTGAAGTGGCTGGCGGCGCGGCGCTCTTAGTTGACCCGAAAGACCCAAAAGAGATATCAAGAGTTATGGAGAGGGTAGCTTTTGATGATAAGCTAAGAGATGATTTGATAGAGATGGGAGATAGAAGGGTGATTGATTTCTCATGGAAGAAATGCGCTAGCCAGTTTATAGTATTACTTAATAAAATATGA
- a CDS encoding polysaccharide deacetylase family protein encodes MFLKNKVRKLIYSLLNILLHLRRPERVAILMYHSVGDSDLLFNVSPENFLRQINYLKNRNYQVLKLTEVIDKINSKERIEPKTVVITFDDGYKDNYQNVFPVLSENNFPATIFIPTSYIGSKFNGLDVLDWKEIKEMASSGLIDFGFHSHTHPHKMSDISIDNFSLEISEAKKILEKNLFRFVSVFAYPRGSYNDRQVELLKREGFAGAVTVEEGLVGKNDDSMRLKRNFIHNKCSFAEFKGKLGLSVVWFNFIKHLI; translated from the coding sequence ATGTTCTTAAAGAATAAAGTCAGAAAATTAATTTATTCTTTACTGAATATTTTATTACATTTAAGAAGACCGGAGAGAGTAGCTATCTTGATGTATCACTCAGTGGGAGATAGCGACCTTCTTTTTAATGTTTCGCCGGAAAATTTCTTAAGGCAGATTAATTATTTGAAAAATAGGAATTATCAAGTATTGAAGCTTACGGAGGTTATAGATAAAATAAATAGCAAAGAAAGGATTGAGCCGAAAACTGTTGTCATAACTTTTGATGACGGTTATAAAGATAATTATCAAAATGTTTTTCCTGTATTGAGTGAAAATAATTTTCCAGCCACTATTTTTATCCCGACTTCTTATATAGGAAGTAAGTTTAACGGTTTGGATGTTTTAGACTGGAAAGAGATTAAAGAGATGGCGAGTTCCGGCCTTATTGATTTTGGGTTTCATTCACATACTCACCCTCATAAGATGTCTGATATAAGTATTGATAATTTTTCTTTAGAGATTAGTGAGGCAAAAAAGATTCTTGAAAAAAATCTTTTTAGATTTGTTTCTGTTTTTGCGTATCCTAGAGGAAGCTACAATGATAGACAGGTTGAATTGTTAAAAAGAGAAGGTTTCGCCGGCGCTGTAACGGTAGAGGAGGGACTAGTAGGAAAAAATGATGACTCAATGAGACTTAAGAGGAATTTTATCCATAATAAATGCAGTTTTGCCGAGTTTAAGGGCAAATTAGGCTTAAGCGTTGTATGGTTTAATTTTATTAAACATCTTATATGA
- a CDS encoding glycosyltransferase family 4 protein: MKISNGKLKIFYIANARIPTEKAHGIQIMKMCEAFATKGADVTLVLPKRRNPIKQDPFSYYEVKPIFKIKKLPSLDLLFIDSPVTFILSALVFSISVFGFLFFRKKDYVVYTRGEIILFLSKFLSRRLFWETHIKPSNIDRYKKAVRKIGGVIVVTKYYRDILIKEFNVLPEKLLYFPDSVDLDIFDIDIDKGEARRRLNLPIDKKIIVYTGSLLKWKGIETLIESANFLDDDNLLYIVGDLKKDDSYYLPLVKSSPNIKFVGLKPYGKIPLWLKASDVLVLTGTEKNEISKYYTSPLKLFEYMASGKPIIAPRLPSFLDILNENNSFLVDSDDPRKLADRIKFVLANEAQVQGITEKAYNDSKNYSWNKRSESIKNFIENRLML, encoded by the coding sequence ATGAAAATTTCTAACGGAAAACTTAAAATTTTCTATATTGCTAATGCGCGTATCCCCACGGAAAAGGCGCATGGTATACAGATAATGAAGATGTGTGAAGCGTTTGCCACCAAGGGGGCAGACGTTACTCTAGTATTGCCTAAGAGGCGTAACCCGATCAAGCAAGACCCTTTCTCTTATTATGAGGTTAAGCCGATTTTTAAGATTAAGAAACTACCTTCTTTGGATTTGCTTTTTATTGATAGTCCGGTCACTTTTATATTGAGTGCATTGGTCTTCTCAATATCTGTTTTTGGTTTTCTTTTTTTTAGAAAAAAAGATTATGTTGTCTATACGCGAGGAGAGATTATTTTATTTTTAAGCAAGTTTTTATCTAGGCGTTTGTTTTGGGAGACACACATTAAACCCTCAAATATAGATAGATACAAGAAAGCTGTTAGAAAGATTGGTGGTGTTATTGTAGTCACGAAGTATTATAGAGATATATTGATAAAGGAATTTAATGTATTGCCTGAAAAGTTATTATATTTTCCCGATAGTGTTGACTTAGATATTTTTGATATAGATATAGACAAAGGAGAAGCGCGGAGGAGATTAAATTTACCGATAGATAAGAAAATAATCGTCTATACGGGGAGCCTTCTTAAGTGGAAAGGAATTGAAACTTTAATAGAGTCTGCTAATTTTTTAGATGATGATAATTTGCTATATATAGTCGGAGATCTAAAAAAAGATGATAGTTATTATTTGCCTCTCGTTAAATCTTCTCCTAATATCAAGTTTGTCGGCTTAAAGCCTTATGGTAAAATTCCTTTATGGCTTAAGGCGTCTGATGTTCTAGTCCTCACGGGCACAGAAAAGAACGAGATTTCAAAATATTATACGTCGCCTTTAAAACTTTTTGAATATATGGCATCAGGTAAGCCTATTATCGCTCCGAGATTGCCTTCTTTCTTGGATATTCTTAACGAGAACAATTCCTTCCTAGTCGATTCGGATGATCCAAGGAAGTTGGCGGATCGTATAAAATTTGTTTTAGCAAACGAAGCTCAGGTTCAAGGTATCACAGAAAAAGCGTATAATGATTCAAAAAATTATTCTTGGAATAAAAGAAGCGAATCAATTAAGAATTTTATTGAAAATAGATTAATGCTATGA
- a CDS encoding tRNA uridine(34) 5-carboxymethylaminomethyl modification radical SAM/GNAT enzyme Elp3, whose translation MIFKGIKTEADIEKLKRFIAKDKSLYKRVLKIKNKITFRSNKYIYKTKPLPVNAEILALYKDMVEKGEEKISKDVELLLRKIKTKSNSGIVSVSLLTKPFACPGKCVYCPTEKQMPKSYLAKEPAASRALRNNFDPYKQVTTRLRALETNGHPVDKIEVIVIGGTWSYYPEKYQKEFISEIFRACNNYKRKEHIKKNAKSLDSLQKLNEKAKCRVIGLSVETRPDYISLSEIKKMRRLGVTKVEIGVQNLDDDVMSKNARGISKERIAEATALLRLAGLKIVYHMMPNLYTSTYKKDVGMFKELFSNSLFYPDMLKIYPCVVLKNSSLYKLWQKGEFKSYGDKKLAKLLIEVKKGIPKFVRLIRVIRDIPAEYIVAGSKISNLRQLLEADQIENNWKCKCIRCREIREADFDLNELILEKEEYETSVGKEVFLSWEKKSTDKIAAFARLFLPSAFDKSETLPVVRGCAIIRELHTYGRLVPVAEKGLQSQHRGLGSSLINEAEKMSKEAGYKKIAIISGIGVRDYYRKLGYRLADGYMVKSLI comes from the coding sequence ATGATTTTTAAAGGTATTAAAACTGAGGCTGACATAGAAAAATTAAAGAGATTTATTGCCAAAGATAAGTCTCTCTATAAGCGTGTCTTAAAGATAAAAAATAAGATTACTTTTAGGTCCAATAAGTATATTTATAAGACTAAGCCTTTGCCTGTAAATGCAGAGATTCTGGCTCTATATAAAGATATGGTGGAGAAGGGGGAAGAGAAAATATCTAAGGATGTGGAATTACTGTTGCGGAAGATAAAGACAAAGAGTAATTCGGGCATAGTCTCCGTGTCTCTTCTGACAAAGCCATTTGCTTGCCCCGGTAAGTGTGTTTATTGTCCTACGGAGAAACAGATGCCCAAAAGCTATCTTGCTAAAGAGCCTGCCGCCAGTCGCGCCTTGAGAAATAATTTTGACCCGTACAAGCAAGTCACTACGAGGCTTCGCGCCTTGGAGACGAATGGCCATCCAGTCGACAAGATAGAAGTTATTGTGATAGGCGGGACATGGAGTTATTACCCTGAAAAGTATCAGAAAGAATTTATATCAGAGATTTTTAGAGCTTGTAATAATTATAAAAGAAAAGAACATATTAAGAAAAATGCCAAATCGCTTGATAGCTTGCAAAAATTAAACGAAAAAGCAAAGTGCAGAGTCATTGGATTGTCTGTAGAGACAAGACCGGATTATATAAGCTTAAGTGAGATAAAAAAGATGAGGCGTCTTGGTGTGACAAAAGTAGAAATAGGCGTCCAGAATCTTGACGATGATGTGATGTCAAAAAATGCGAGGGGAATTTCAAAAGAAAGAATTGCCGAGGCAACGGCCCTCCTTCGCTTGGCAGGGTTAAAGATTGTTTATCATATGATGCCCAATCTATACACAAGCACTTACAAAAAAGACGTAGGGATGTTTAAAGAGCTTTTTTCTAACTCTCTCTTTTATCCGGATATGTTGAAAATATATCCGTGTGTTGTTCTTAAAAATAGCAGTTTGTATAAATTGTGGCAGAAAGGTGAATTCAAGTCTTACGGTGATAAAAAGCTTGCGAAATTATTGATAGAAGTTAAAAAAGGTATCCCTAAATTTGTAAGATTGATTCGAGTTATCCGCGATATTCCGGCTGAATATATTGTGGCCGGAAGCAAGATTTCAAACTTGAGACAGCTTCTCGAAGCTGACCAGATAGAAAATAATTGGAAGTGCAAGTGCATCAGATGCAGAGAGATAAGAGAAGCGGATTTTGATTTAAATGAATTAATTCTTGAAAAGGAAGAGTATGAAACTTCTGTCGGTAAGGAAGTGTTTTTAAGCTGGGAGAAAAAATCAACTGATAAAATAGCCGCATTCGCGCGTTTATTTTTGCCTTCAGCGTTTGATAAAAGTGAGACGCTTCCTGTTGTCCGTGGATGCGCTATCATAAGGGAACTTCATACGTATGGCAGGCTTGTGCCTGTGGCGGAAAAGGGATTGCAGAGCCAGCACCGTGGGCTGGGCAGTTCTCTTATTAATGAGGCTGAAAAGATGTCTAAGGAGGCCGGTTATAAGAAGATAGCCATAATCTCAGGCATTGGAGTCAGGGATTATTATCGGAAATTAGGATATCGGCTTGCCGATGGATATATGGTAAAATCATTAATATGA
- a CDS encoding glycosyltransferase family 4 protein, producing MKLLFITQKVDKSDDLLGIYHEWIKKLASEFEFVHVICLYKGEYDLPFNVKVHSLGKEEYFRKRCDLGGGACDGKRSFLEEKIFSRVKYVVRFYKYTWLLRKEYDSVFVHMNPEYLILAGPIWRLLGKKVVLWYAHFLDSLKLRIAVFFINKVVTSVKEAFPFNTRKLVVLQQGIDIHRFTPKESGISEDGKIDILFVGRISPVKNLDTLIKAFGLLIKKHHNLHLNIIGGPTEKDMDYFQKIKNMVSELEIEKNVSFLGKVPNDKTPEIYNDNDIFVNLTKTGSFDKTTLEAMASGLVVLVSNSAFDNIFSADLREKLMFKERDTIDLVSKIENLINIPKEDISIIKKNMRDIIVKKHSLESLMEKLSYVLKE from the coding sequence ATGAAGCTTCTATTTATAACTCAAAAAGTTGATAAGAGTGACGATCTCTTGGGTATCTATCATGAGTGGATTAAAAAACTAGCTTCGGAGTTTGAATTTGTTCACGTCATCTGTCTTTATAAAGGAGAATATGATTTGCCTTTTAATGTAAAAGTTCATTCTCTTGGGAAGGAGGAATATTTTCGGAAAAGGTGCGACCTTGGAGGAGGAGCTTGCGACGGAAAAAGATCGTTCCTTGAGGAGAAAATATTTTCGCGCGTTAAATATGTCGTTCGCTTCTATAAATATACTTGGCTCTTAAGAAAGGAATATGACAGTGTGTTTGTCCATATGAACCCGGAGTATCTTATATTGGCCGGTCCCATATGGAGGCTCTTGGGTAAAAAAGTTGTGTTATGGTATGCGCACTTTCTTGATAGTCTGAAGTTGAGAATAGCTGTTTTCTTTATTAATAAAGTTGTAACTTCCGTAAAAGAGGCATTTCCTTTCAACACAAGAAAGCTTGTTGTCCTGCAACAGGGTATAGATATACATAGATTTACTCCTAAAGAATCTGGTATCTCTGAGGATGGTAAGATAGATATACTTTTTGTCGGCAGAATAAGCCCTGTAAAAAATCTAGATACACTTATTAAGGCGTTTGGTCTCTTGATAAAAAAGCATCATAATTTGCATCTTAATATTATTGGTGGTCCTACTGAAAAAGATATGGATTATTTCCAGAAAATTAAGAATATGGTAAGTGAGCTTGAGATTGAGAAAAATGTTTCGTTCCTGGGGAAAGTACCTAATGATAAAACGCCGGAGATATATAATGATAATGATATTTTTGTTAATCTTACAAAAACTGGAAGTTTTGACAAGACGACTCTTGAGGCCATGGCTTCCGGTCTTGTGGTTTTAGTTTCAAATAGCGCTTTTGATAATATATTTAGCGCAGATTTGAGGGAGAAGCTGATGTTTAAAGAGCGAGATACTATTGACCTTGTGTCTAAAATTGAAAATCTGATAAATATCCCTAAAGAAGATATATCGATTATAAAGAAAAATATGAGGGATATTATCGTGAAAAAACATAGTTTAGAAAGTCTAATGGAAAAATTATCTTATGTTCTTAAAGAATAA